A genomic stretch from Deinococcus cellulosilyticus NBRC 106333 = KACC 11606 includes:
- a CDS encoding Nramp family divalent metal transporter has product MDSPTNKTPQDGWRQEPGEASLSEANSTIPIPEGKPHWRRFLAFVGPGALVAVGYMDPGNWATNLAGGSKFAFSLLSVVLISNLMAILLQAMSLRLGIATGRDLAQACRDHYPRPVALFLWVLAEIAIAATDLAELIGAAVALNLLFGLPLLWGLILTAFDVLLLLMLQNRGFRWIEAFVMVLIFTIFVCFGIELVLAKPEWSAVLRGYIPTHQILTQPQMLYIAIGILGATVMPHNLYLHSSIVQTRNYKRDLAGKKEAIKYATLDSTIALMLALLVNSAMLILAATVFFKAGRTEMADITEAYGLLTPLLGTTLASTLFGVALLACGQNATITGTLSGQIVMEGFLNFRVAPWIRRLITRLIAIVPAVAVTAIHGSKGTTDLLVLSQVILSLQLSFAVFPLLLFTSDPKKMGGFVNPPWMNVLGWLTGLTIAGFNLYLLLVTFGILQHG; this is encoded by the coding sequence ATGGATTCACCAACCAACAAAACCCCACAGGACGGCTGGAGACAGGAACCTGGCGAAGCTTCTCTGTCCGAAGCCAACAGCACCATTCCCATTCCAGAAGGCAAACCACACTGGCGGCGCTTTCTGGCGTTTGTGGGTCCGGGTGCACTGGTTGCCGTGGGCTACATGGACCCAGGAAACTGGGCCACCAACCTGGCTGGGGGTTCCAAGTTCGCCTTTTCGCTGCTCAGTGTGGTGTTGATTTCCAACTTGATGGCCATCTTGCTGCAAGCCATGTCCCTGCGACTGGGCATTGCCACCGGGCGGGACCTGGCGCAGGCTTGCCGGGACCACTACCCCAGGCCGGTGGCCCTGTTTCTTTGGGTGCTGGCCGAAATTGCCATTGCTGCCACCGATCTGGCCGAATTGATCGGAGCTGCAGTGGCCCTGAATTTGCTTTTTGGCCTTCCCCTGCTCTGGGGCCTGATCCTCACGGCTTTTGATGTGCTGCTTTTGCTGATGTTGCAAAACCGGGGGTTCCGCTGGATTGAAGCGTTTGTGATGGTTCTGATTTTCACCATCTTTGTGTGTTTCGGCATCGAACTCGTGCTGGCCAAACCCGAGTGGTCTGCTGTGCTCAGGGGGTACATTCCCACCCACCAGATCCTGACCCAACCCCAAATGCTCTACATTGCCATCGGGATCCTGGGGGCAACGGTGATGCCGCACAACCTCTACCTGCACTCCAGCATCGTGCAAACCCGCAATTACAAACGGGACCTTGCAGGCAAAAAAGAAGCCATCAAGTACGCCACCCTCGATTCAACCATCGCCCTGATGCTGGCATTGCTGGTCAACTCAGCCATGCTGATCCTGGCTGCCACTGTCTTCTTCAAAGCAGGACGCACCGAAATGGCTGACATCACCGAAGCTTACGGACTGCTCACCCCACTGCTGGGCACCACACTGGCCAGCACCCTGTTCGGAGTCGCCCTGCTGGCCTGTGGCCAGAATGCCACCATCACCGGCACACTCAGTGGTCAGATCGTGATGGAAGGTTTTCTCAACTTCCGGGTGGCCCCCTGGATCAGGCGGTTGATCACCCGACTGATCGCCATTGTTCCCGCAGTGGCAGTCACCGCCATCCATGGCAGCAAAGGCACAACGGACCTTCTGGTGCTCTCCCAGGTCATTTTGAGCCTTCAGCTTTCTTTCGCGGTTTTTCCCCTGTTGTTGTTCACCAGCGATCCCAAAAAGATGGGAGGGTTCGTCAACCCTCCCTGGATGAACGTGCTGGGGTGGCTGACTGGCCTGACCATCGCTGGCTTCAACCTCTACTTGCTTCTGGTGACGTTTGGGATCCTCCAACACGGCTGA
- a CDS encoding TlpA family protein disulfide reductase, with translation MGLKEESTQKPTGGQACLLKSLEGQGCPLNQLEGRPAVINFWASRCWPCHSEAPVLQRLFGLTGDQVQFQGVLFNNDPGSKVAIHCGNSQVPVTLLLDQKGTIVSPHLGEIDFRTMQGVLSSLGVKL, from the coding sequence GTGGGCTTGAAGGAAGAAAGCACCCAAAAACCCACTGGAGGGCAAGCCTGCCTCCTCAAAAGCCTCGAAGGTCAGGGCTGCCCGCTCAACCAACTGGAAGGACGCCCGGCGGTGATCAATTTCTGGGCCTCCAGGTGTTGGCCCTGCCATTCAGAAGCCCCTGTCTTGCAGCGTTTGTTTGGGTTGACAGGAGACCAGGTGCAATTCCAGGGGGTGTTGTTCAACAACGACCCCGGGTCAAAAGTGGCGATTCACTGCGGCAACAGTCAGGTTCCTGTGACCCTACTGCTCGACCAGAAGGGCACCATCGTGTCCCCCCACCTCGGTGAAATTGACTTCAGAACCATGCAAGGTGTGCTGTCCAGCCTCGGGGTGAAGCTGTAA
- the lspA gene encoding signal peptidase II yields MTQHPSNPALSTSLPRLFWRAAGCIAMGVVLDQWLKVWAVSTFREGEFQAFIGGFLSLGLIYNKGAAWGMLGGATLILAVLRLLVGLWLTFSLLRGKYRDIWVPLSLIAAGALGNALDGFRLGKVVDPLMSHTLSSITRFLYKQDFPIFNLADVFVVSGVVLLVLKGLLRSPNRGSATASSL; encoded by the coding sequence ATGACACAGCATCCCTCAAATCCCGCCCTCTCCACAAGCCTCCCCCGTCTCTTCTGGCGGGCGGCGGGATGCATTGCAATGGGGGTGGTGCTGGACCAGTGGCTGAAGGTGTGGGCGGTGTCGACCTTCCGGGAGGGGGAATTCCAGGCGTTCATTGGGGGTTTTTTAAGCCTGGGGCTCATTTACAACAAAGGGGCCGCGTGGGGCATGCTGGGCGGAGCCACCCTGATCCTGGCGGTGTTGCGCCTCCTTGTGGGTTTGTGGCTCACCTTCAGTTTGCTGAGGGGCAAGTACCGGGACATCTGGGTGCCGCTCAGCCTGATTGCTGCGGGTGCCCTGGGGAACGCCCTGGACGGGTTCCGTTTAGGAAAAGTGGTGGATCCCCTGATGTCGCACACCCTTTCAAGCATCACGCGGTTTCTGTACAAACAGGATTTTCCGATTTTCAACCTGGCGGATGTGTTTGTGGTCAGCGGGGTGGTGTTGCTGGTCTTGAAGGGCCTCTTGCGTTCCCCCAACAGGGGTTCTGCAACTGCGTCAAGTCTTTAA
- a CDS encoding peptidoglycan D,D-transpeptidase FtsI family protein, translated as MELKRIRSRSKILLFISMLMFMVLVIAYAKLEWRLPGAPMDTTDVLRGRILSEDGTILAQSVHDPATGLQKRIYPQKTLAGALLGVLGTDRGLSGLELFYQEELASGRDVIVTLDPSIQTVLESQMNRYATENQGVYGSAVILDTPTGKILAAASWPTFDPNNWRNYPTERWRNRPFVDSYEPGSVIKALVVAGILNDGKTHPEQTFDTPMWRAIGNNRIRDAVQHPPRLTTREILRYSSNVGMSHLVQNYPDQSLYDYLKQYGFGEATPIENLYTEDGVVYPPSRWSDIMKVNMSFGQGMTTNTVQVAAAYNTLANDGQYTAPYLVAVDRIREERQVLTETTARTMRDLLRRVVDDGIKTAAGIPGYDIGGKSSTAQVVVNGRYSNEIYNSLFAGFFPANQPKVTMVIMVHGAKKNYFGSMLAAPIFRDVTSEMVSQWGFPPDWKRLQEKAKP; from the coding sequence GTGGAACTGAAACGCATCCGCTCCCGATCCAAAATCCTGCTTTTCATCAGCATGCTGATGTTCATGGTCCTGGTGATTGCCTATGCCAAACTGGAATGGAGGCTTCCCGGTGCACCCATGGACACAACTGACGTGCTGCGTGGCCGCATCCTCTCCGAGGACGGCACCATTCTCGCCCAGAGTGTCCACGATCCAGCCACCGGCCTGCAAAAACGCATCTATCCCCAAAAGACGCTCGCAGGAGCCCTCCTTGGCGTGCTGGGAACCGACAGGGGCCTCTCTGGACTGGAACTGTTCTATCAAGAAGAACTCGCCTCAGGCCGGGATGTCATTGTCACCCTTGACCCTTCCATCCAAACCGTGCTGGAATCTCAAATGAACCGGTACGCCACCGAAAACCAGGGGGTGTACGGCAGCGCAGTGATCCTCGACACCCCCACCGGCAAGATCCTCGCAGCGGCTTCCTGGCCAACTTTTGACCCCAACAACTGGAGGAACTACCCCACGGAGCGGTGGCGGAACCGTCCCTTTGTGGATTCTTATGAACCGGGAAGTGTCATCAAAGCCCTCGTGGTGGCCGGAATCCTCAATGACGGCAAAACCCACCCTGAACAGACCTTCGACACCCCCATGTGGCGTGCCATCGGCAACAACCGCATCCGGGACGCAGTGCAGCACCCACCGCGGCTGACCACCCGGGAGATTTTGCGGTACTCCAGCAACGTTGGCATGAGTCATCTGGTGCAGAATTACCCCGATCAGAGCCTCTACGACTACCTCAAACAGTACGGCTTTGGAGAGGCCACGCCCATCGAGAACCTGTACACCGAAGATGGGGTGGTCTACCCGCCTTCCCGCTGGAGTGACATCATGAAAGTGAACATGAGTTTCGGACAGGGCATGACCACCAACACCGTGCAGGTCGCTGCAGCGTACAACACCCTTGCCAATGACGGACAATACACCGCACCTTACCTGGTGGCTGTGGACCGCATCCGAGAAGAGCGGCAGGTGCTCACAGAAACCACTGCCCGCACCATGCGTGACCTCCTGCGTCGGGTGGTGGATGACGGCATCAAAACCGCTGCAGGAATTCCCGGGTATGACATTGGTGGGAAGAGCAGCACTGCGCAAGTGGTCGTGAATGGACGGTACTCCAATGAAATCTACAACAGCCTCTTCGCAGGTTTTTTCCCTGCCAACCAGCCAAAAGTCACCATGGTGATCATGGTGCATGGGGCCAAGAAAAATTACTTTGGGTCCATGCTCGCTGCCCCCATCTTCAGGGATGTGACCAGCGAAATGGTGTCACAGTGGGGCTTTCCACCTGACTGGAAACGACTGCAAGAAAAAGCCAAACCCTGA
- the rsmH gene encoding 16S rRNA (cytosine(1402)-N(4))-methyltransferase RsmH, with protein sequence MDYSHIPVLANEVVEGLDPKPGKVFIDGTLGGAGHTRLLLEKGAQVYGIDQDPFVTSRTPELPGLTVLKGNYRDMVELMQETGISQVDGILLDIGVSSFQLDDASRGFSYHEDAPLDMRMSQEGLSAYEVINGYDPEEIAAILYEYAEERHSRRIARYIVEARQKKPIETTTELAALIKRAYPGQHARGIHPARRSFQALRIHVNDELGALKDGLQAAKTLIEPGGRLAVISFHSLEDRIVKQFVKGNNGFKPLTKRPVEATEEELEHNPRSRSAKLRVAERTEEDQE encoded by the coding sequence ATGGATTACAGTCACATTCCCGTCCTGGCAAACGAAGTGGTGGAAGGGCTCGACCCGAAGCCTGGCAAGGTGTTCATTGATGGAACCCTTGGCGGAGCAGGTCACACCCGGCTGCTGCTCGAAAAGGGCGCTCAGGTGTACGGCATTGATCAGGACCCTTTTGTCACCTCCCGCACCCCCGAACTTCCCGGTCTCACCGTTCTGAAAGGCAACTATCGGGACATGGTGGAACTCATGCAGGAAACCGGCATTTCACAGGTGGATGGCATCCTGCTGGACATCGGCGTTTCAAGTTTTCAGCTGGACGATGCGTCCAGAGGCTTTTCGTACCACGAGGATGCCCCGCTGGACATGCGCATGAGCCAGGAAGGCCTCTCTGCTTATGAGGTCATCAACGGGTATGACCCTGAAGAGATTGCCGCCATCCTGTACGAGTACGCCGAGGAGCGCCACAGCCGCAGGATTGCCCGTTACATCGTGGAAGCGCGTCAAAAGAAACCCATCGAAACCACCACCGAACTTGCAGCCCTGATCAAACGGGCCTACCCCGGACAGCATGCCCGGGGCATTCACCCGGCCAGACGCAGTTTTCAGGCCCTGCGCATCCACGTCAATGACGAACTGGGTGCACTGAAAGATGGCCTGCAGGCCGCAAAAACCCTGATCGAACCCGGTGGGCGTCTGGCCGTGATCAGTTTCCACAGCCTGGAAGACCGCATCGTGAAGCAATTCGTCAAAGGCAACAACGGTTTCAAACCCCTCACCAAACGGCCCGTGGAGGCCACCGAAGAAGAACTCGAGCACAATCCCAGATCCCGCAGCGCCAAACTGCGGGTGGCAGAAAGAACGGAGGAGGATCAGGAGTGA
- the mraZ gene encoding division/cell wall cluster transcriptional repressor MraZ, translating to MDSTMLKGSFKKGQSMPTGEHHYNMDSKGRLVIPPSFRDFLHHGLMATRGLEGCLYLFPQDTWEKLEGHLTQLPFTDPTARAFVRFFYSSATPCAPDSQHRLSIPQPLRQFAHLETEVVVAGAPNRLELWNPQRWNQVLSEVQTGKYTSSTPPELLENFIT from the coding sequence ATGGACAGCACCATGCTCAAGGGATCATTCAAGAAAGGCCAGTCGATGCCCACCGGTGAACACCACTACAACATGGACTCCAAAGGCCGGCTGGTGATTCCTCCCAGCTTCCGTGACTTCTTGCACCATGGTCTGATGGCCACCCGGGGCCTGGAGGGTTGCCTGTACCTGTTCCCCCAGGACACCTGGGAGAAGCTTGAAGGTCACCTGACCCAACTCCCCTTCACGGACCCCACCGCACGGGCCTTTGTGCGTTTCTTTTACAGCTCCGCCACCCCATGCGCCCCAGACAGCCAGCACCGGCTGTCCATCCCGCAGCCCTTGCGCCAGTTTGCCCATCTGGAAACGGAAGTGGTGGTGGCCGGGGCGCCGAACCGCCTGGAACTCTGGAACCCACAACGCTGGAACCAGGTGCTCTCCGAGGTGCAGACTGGGAAGTACACTTCATCCACACCTCCAGAACTGCTGGAGAACTTCATCACCTGA
- a CDS encoding LysM peptidoglycan-binding domain-containing M23 family metallopeptidase: MRSPLIPMVLLMACSPALALNTYTVQAGDTLTRIAKKLGLTPDALQSANPKLKNIHNLTIGQKLNVPSQTQRPPNPAAQTVRTGLQKNTWVWPVSGKITSNYGNRSLAVAGSTFHGGIDISARTGTPVKASQAGTVTYARFDSSGFGNTILIDHGAGWKTRYSHNSQLLVKEGQAVIAGQTIALVGATGFVTGSHLDFRLLFNNTEINPLKIMMPQ; the protein is encoded by the coding sequence ATGCGTTCACCTTTGATCCCCATGGTGCTGCTGATGGCCTGCTCACCGGCACTCGCACTCAACACGTACACCGTACAAGCAGGCGACACGCTCACCCGAATTGCCAAAAAACTCGGTCTGACCCCAGACGCCCTGCAATCCGCCAACCCCAAACTCAAAAACATCCACAACCTCACCATCGGTCAAAAACTAAACGTCCCCAGCCAAACCCAGCGCCCACCCAACCCCGCTGCCCAGACGGTGCGCACTGGACTGCAAAAAAACACCTGGGTGTGGCCAGTGAGTGGGAAAATCACCAGCAATTACGGCAACCGCTCCCTGGCCGTCGCAGGAAGCACCTTTCACGGCGGCATCGACATCTCTGCCCGCACCGGAACCCCCGTCAAAGCTTCACAGGCGGGCACCGTCACCTACGCCCGCTTTGACTCCAGCGGATTTGGCAACACCATCCTCATCGACCATGGGGCAGGCTGGAAAACCCGCTACTCCCACAACAGTCAACTGCTGGTCAAGGAAGGTCAAGCCGTCATCGCAGGACAGACCATCGCCCTGGTCGGTGCCACCGGCTTCGTGACAGGCAGTCACCTTGACTTCCGCTTGCTCTTCAACAACACCGAAATCAACCCCCTCAAAATCATGATGCCCCAGTGA